From Pseudoalteromonas rubra, one genomic window encodes:
- the petA gene encoding ubiquinol-cytochrome c reductase iron-sulfur subunit, with protein sequence MSNAPVDNSRRRFLTIATSVVGGVGAVGAAVPFIASWNPSERAKSAGAPVEVDISKLEPGQLIRVEWRGKPVWVVYRTPTMLDEMKKHEGNLRDPNSEEPQQLDSAKNPHRSKRPEIFVAVGICTHLGCSPSFLNGGFGEKVEGTEHGFFCPCHGSKFDMAGRVFQAVPAPLNLEIPPYTFIDDTTILVGEEEGVA encoded by the coding sequence ATGAGCAATGCGCCTGTAGACAACAGCCGACGTCGCTTCTTAACTATCGCTACCTCTGTCGTAGGTGGCGTTGGTGCGGTTGGAGCTGCTGTTCCTTTTATTGCGTCTTGGAATCCGAGTGAGCGAGCTAAATCTGCAGGTGCGCCTGTAGAAGTAGATATCAGCAAGCTTGAGCCTGGACAATTGATTCGTGTTGAGTGGCGAGGCAAACCTGTATGGGTTGTGTATCGTACGCCTACGATGTTGGATGAAATGAAAAAACACGAAGGAAACCTTCGTGATCCTAACTCAGAAGAGCCACAACAGCTCGACTCTGCCAAAAACCCTCATCGTTCTAAGCGCCCTGAGATTTTTGTCGCAGTCGGTATTTGTACTCACTTAGGTTGTTCTCCGTCGTTCCTCAATGGTGGTTTTGGTGAGAAGGTTGAAGGAACGGAGCACGGCTTCTTCTGTCCTTGTCACGGTTCTAAGTTTGATATGGCCGGCCGGGTATTCCAGGCTGTACCAGCTCCTCTGAACCTGGAGATCCCACCTTATACCTTTATTGACGACACTACCATTTTGGTAGGTGAAGAAGAAGGGGTTGCATAA
- a CDS encoding cytochrome b, with protein MTAKVDKPGAIGAVMNWIDDRIPMTRVWNMHIAQYPAPKNFNFWYLFGSLAILVLVNQILTGIWLTMNYVPSGEGAFASIEYIMRDVEYGWLLRYLHSTGASAFFVVVYLHMFRGMIYGSYQKPRELLWVFGMLIFLALMAEAFMGYLLPWGQMSFWGAQVIISLFGAIPVIGDDLTLWIRGDYVISGATLNRFFALHVIALPLVLVILVFLHIVALHEVGSNNPDGIDIKRKKGTVAEEDKPKFKFHEYYTSKKDIVDAIPFHPYYTVKDILGVAGFLILFCWVVFFMPEMNGFFLEAPNFEAANPLKTPEHIFPVWYFTPFYAILRAIPDKLLGVIAMGVSIVMLALLPWLDRGKVRSIRYRSGIHKLNIAQFVVTFFILGWAGATPQTVTSTILSQICTVTYFMFFVLLFVYSKNETTKPLPTRLTK; from the coding sequence ATGACTGCGAAGGTTGATAAGCCAGGCGCAATCGGCGCTGTGATGAACTGGATTGACGATCGTATTCCAATGACCCGTGTCTGGAATATGCATATCGCGCAATACCCAGCACCTAAGAACTTTAACTTCTGGTATTTGTTTGGCTCACTGGCTATCCTGGTACTGGTAAACCAGATCCTGACGGGTATCTGGTTGACTATGAACTATGTTCCTTCAGGCGAAGGCGCGTTTGCTTCAATTGAATACATCATGCGTGATGTAGAGTACGGTTGGTTACTTCGTTACTTGCACTCGACAGGGGCGTCGGCATTCTTCGTCGTTGTCTATTTGCACATGTTCCGTGGTATGATCTACGGCTCTTATCAGAAGCCGCGTGAGTTGCTGTGGGTCTTCGGTATGCTTATCTTCCTGGCGTTGATGGCTGAAGCATTCATGGGTTACCTGTTACCTTGGGGCCAGATGTCATTCTGGGGTGCTCAGGTAATTATTTCACTGTTTGGTGCAATCCCGGTTATTGGTGATGACCTGACGTTGTGGATCCGTGGTGACTACGTAATCTCAGGTGCTACCCTGAACCGTTTCTTTGCATTGCACGTGATTGCACTGCCTCTGGTACTGGTTATCCTGGTATTCCTGCACATTGTTGCGCTACACGAAGTGGGTTCAAATAACCCTGACGGTATCGACATCAAGCGTAAAAAAGGCACGGTTGCTGAAGAAGACAAGCCTAAATTCAAGTTCCACGAGTACTATACAAGTAAGAAAGACATCGTTGATGCGATCCCTTTCCACCCGTATTACACCGTTAAAGATATTCTGGGTGTGGCTGGTTTCTTAATTCTGTTCTGCTGGGTGGTATTCTTCATGCCAGAAATGAACGGTTTCTTCTTAGAAGCGCCTAACTTTGAAGCGGCTAACCCGCTGAAAACACCAGAGCATATTTTCCCAGTTTGGTACTTCACGCCTTTCTACGCCATCCTGCGTGCAATCCCTGATAAGCTGCTGGGTGTTATTGCGATGGGTGTATCTATCGTGATGCTGGCATTACTGCCTTGGTTAGACCGTGGTAAGGTTCGTTCAATCCGCTACCGTAGTGGTATCCACAAGCTGAACATTGCTCAGTTCGTTGTTACCTTCTTCATCCTGGGTTGGGCTGGTGCAACACCGCAGACAGTGACTTCAACGATTCTGTCGCAAATTTGTACCGTAACTTACTTCATGTTCTTCGTACTGCTGTTTGTGTACTCGAAGAATGAAACTACTAAGCCATTGCCTACGAGGTTGACGAAATGA
- a CDS encoding cytochrome c1: protein MMKKLLIGLFALLPTFAMAAGPSVPLLESNHDLTDNASLQRGAKLFMNYCLGCHQMQYQRYERTFRDIGIPVDIGKETLIFDGSKVGGHILNAMDTDDAAKWFGAAPPDLTLVARVRGADWIYTYLKSFYVDESRPFGVNNSVFPLVGMPHVLQELQGVPTAEFEEVEENGVVVQKVKSISTDGSGELSSDEYDQAVRDLTNFMAYVGEPSRLQSEAMGIKVLGFLVIFFILAFLLKKEYWRDVH from the coding sequence ATGATGAAAAAGCTACTAATTGGTTTATTCGCATTGCTGCCTACCTTTGCAATGGCAGCCGGTCCGTCGGTTCCTTTACTGGAGTCGAACCATGACCTGACTGATAATGCGTCTTTGCAACGCGGTGCTAAGTTGTTCATGAACTACTGCCTGGGTTGTCACCAGATGCAGTATCAGCGTTATGAGCGTACTTTCCGTGACATCGGTATCCCGGTTGATATTGGTAAAGAGACCCTAATTTTTGATGGTTCGAAAGTGGGTGGTCACATTCTGAATGCCATGGATACAGATGACGCGGCAAAATGGTTTGGTGCTGCGCCACCAGATCTAACTTTGGTTGCTCGTGTACGTGGTGCTGACTGGATCTATACTTATCTGAAGTCATTCTACGTTGACGAAAGCCGTCCGTTTGGTGTGAACAACTCAGTGTTCCCACTGGTTGGTATGCCACACGTACTGCAAGAGTTACAAGGTGTGCCTACTGCGGAATTTGAAGAAGTAGAAGAGAACGGCGTAGTCGTTCAGAAAGTGAAAAGCATCTCAACAGATGGTTCAGGTGAGCTAAGCTCAGATGAATATGATCAGGCCGTTCGTGACCTGACTAACTTCATGGCCTATGTTGGTGAGCCTTCACGCCTTCAATCAGAAGCAATGGGTATTAAAGTACTTGGCTTCCTGGTTATCTTCTTCATTCTGGCATTCCTGCTGAAGAAAGAATACTGGAGAGATGTCCATTAA
- the sspA gene encoding stringent starvation protein SspA — translation MAVAANKRPVMTLFSGANCMYSHQVRIVLAEKGVSVDIHLAEKDNLPEALHEINPYGTVPTLIDRELGLYQANIIMEYLDERFPHPPLMPVYPVMRGRSRLMMHRIETDWYSLAEKIAQGGADAEQARKELTEALLAIAPIFSEAPYFMSEEFSLVDCYLAPLLWRLPQLGIDLSGAGAKELKEYMLRLFERDSFQASLTEAEREIRS, via the coding sequence ATGGCCGTTGCTGCCAATAAGCGCCCTGTTATGACTCTTTTCTCCGGTGCAAACTGTATGTACAGCCATCAGGTTCGTATCGTATTGGCCGAGAAAGGGGTAAGTGTCGATATTCATCTGGCCGAAAAGGACAACTTGCCAGAGGCACTACATGAGATTAACCCTTATGGTACAGTTCCCACTCTGATCGACAGAGAATTAGGCCTGTATCAGGCAAATATCATAATGGAATACCTAGATGAGCGTTTCCCTCATCCTCCATTAATGCCTGTCTACCCTGTTATGCGTGGTCGTAGCCGTCTAATGATGCACCGTATCGAAACAGACTGGTATAGCCTTGCAGAAAAGATTGCGCAAGGTGGCGCAGATGCTGAACAGGCGCGCAAAGAGCTGACAGAGGCGTTACTTGCGATCGCACCTATCTTCAGTGAAGCACCTTACTTCATGAGTGAAGAGTTCAGCCTGGTTGATTGTTACCTGGCACCTCTATTATGGCGTTTGCCACAGCTTGGCATTGACCTGTCGGGTGCTGGTGCAAAAGAGCTGAAAGAGTACATGCTGCGTTTATTTGAGCGCGATTCATTCCAGGCTTCATTAACTGAAGCTGAGCGTGAGATCCGCAGCTAA
- a CDS encoding ClpXP protease specificity-enhancing factor: MTSNRPYLLRAFYDWIVDNQCTPHIVVDAEFPAVEVPRQFVQQGQIVLNVSPSAAANFLMDNDALSFNARFSGQPMQVYVPIGAVLAIYARENGEGTIFSEPEHPQDDMLSEDDDQTQAEEREESVEATSTDKETPEKAKKTSHLRVIK, translated from the coding sequence ATGACTTCAAATCGCCCCTACCTATTACGTGCTTTCTACGACTGGATTGTCGATAACCAGTGTACACCCCATATTGTGGTTGATGCTGAGTTTCCGGCGGTTGAGGTACCACGTCAGTTTGTTCAGCAGGGGCAGATAGTGCTGAATGTTAGCCCTTCAGCAGCTGCTAACTTTTTAATGGACAATGACGCACTGAGCTTCAACGCGCGTTTCTCTGGTCAGCCCATGCAGGTTTATGTACCAATTGGTGCTGTGCTGGCAATTTATGCGCGTGAGAATGGCGAAGGTACGATATTCTCTGAGCCGGAGCATCCACAGGATGACATGCTCTCTGAAGATGATGATCAGACTCAAGCAGAAGAGCGTGAGGAGTCAGTTGAAGCCACTTCAACCGATAAAGAAACGCCTGAAAAGGCGAAGAAAACCTCGCATCTGAGAGTGATAAAGTAG
- the dolP gene encoding division/outer membrane stress-associated lipid-binding lipoprotein — protein sequence MLKRPALILCSVLLIQGCAAAVVAGTAGAVTSANDRRTLGSQIDDNNIEIKGTLALKRIPALANHANISLVSVNGHVLMVGQVSTTEMKQQAHSTLQGVQGIKQIYNQLRIGSNIGITTQTNDSWLTTKVKTKLIADDHIDGSNIKVVTENSEVFLMGLVNQTEAERAVDIARNVHGVQKVVKAFEIL from the coding sequence ATGTTAAAACGACCTGCACTGATACTTTGCTCCGTGTTACTGATCCAGGGCTGCGCAGCCGCGGTTGTGGCCGGTACCGCTGGCGCTGTCACGTCAGCCAATGACAGACGAACACTGGGCTCACAAATTGATGATAACAATATCGAGATCAAAGGAACCCTGGCACTTAAGCGCATTCCGGCACTGGCTAACCACGCTAATATTAGCCTGGTGAGTGTCAACGGCCACGTACTGATGGTGGGCCAGGTGAGCACCACAGAAATGAAACAGCAAGCTCACAGCACCCTGCAAGGTGTTCAGGGCATTAAGCAGATTTACAATCAGCTGCGGATCGGCAGCAACATTGGTATCACCACTCAGACAAATGACAGCTGGTTAACCACTAAGGTAAAAACTAAGTTGATTGCCGACGATCACATAGATGGCAGCAATATTAAGGTAGTTACTGAAAACAGCGAAGTCTTTCTGATGGGCCTGGTCAATCAAACAGAAGCCGAACGGGCCGTTGATATTGCACGCAATGTGCACGGGGTACAGAAAGTCGTGAAGGCTTTTGAAATCTTATAG
- a CDS encoding SIS domain-containing protein, whose translation MQESIKEIFTESIQAQIAAGEALPEVLESTAYAIAQCLINGNKLICCGVPSCHMMAEHFSNLLVNYFETERPCLPALTLSQTQINLSNNDENQGSDYFARQVRAISNENDLLFVVAIDGHEKSVISAVEAALTNDLNVIALIGDDGGELTGLLGPNDVEIRVPSKRASRILETHLFTVHCLSQLIDNILFPQDA comes from the coding sequence ATGCAAGAATCAATTAAAGAGATCTTTACCGAAAGTATTCAAGCACAAATTGCCGCAGGTGAAGCGCTCCCTGAGGTACTTGAATCAACGGCTTATGCAATTGCACAGTGCCTCATCAACGGCAATAAACTGATCTGTTGTGGCGTACCAAGCTGCCACATGATGGCGGAACACTTCAGCAATCTGTTGGTGAATTACTTTGAGACTGAGCGCCCGTGTCTGCCTGCACTGACCCTGAGCCAGACTCAGATCAACCTCAGCAATAACGACGAGAACCAGGGATCAGATTATTTTGCCCGCCAGGTTCGCGCTATCTCAAATGAAAATGATCTATTGTTTGTTGTGGCCATCGACGGACATGAAAAGAGTGTGATCAGTGCGGTAGAGGCAGCGCTGACCAATGATCTCAATGTCATTGCGCTGATCGGCGATGATGGTGGCGAGCTAACGGGGCTGCTGGGACCCAATGACGTAGAAATACGCGTACCCAGTAAACGTGCCAGCCGCATTCTCGAGACCCATTTATTTACCGTACACTGCCTGAGCCAGTTAATCGACAATATTCTCTTCCCACAGGACGCATAA
- a CDS encoding YraN family protein has protein sequence MFGNLFSHSREKGQHYEKVAETYLKKQGLKAITRNYLCRYGEIDLIMKEGDTWVFVEVKFRRGGGFGGAIQALSQSKLQKLRRSIYNYLQQSALHNVPVRIDFVAIQGDKNPDIRWIRNIT, from the coding sequence ATGTTTGGCAACCTGTTCAGTCATAGCCGAGAAAAAGGCCAACACTATGAAAAGGTTGCTGAAACTTATCTTAAAAAGCAGGGTCTTAAAGCCATAACACGTAATTATTTATGCCGCTATGGTGAAATAGACCTGATCATGAAAGAAGGCGATACCTGGGTGTTCGTCGAAGTAAAATTCCGCCGTGGCGGAGGCTTTGGTGGCGCAATACAGGCGCTGAGTCAAAGTAAGTTACAAAAATTGCGTCGCAGTATATATAATTACCTGCAACAATCTGCTTTGCACAATGTCCCTGTCCGAATCGACTTTGTAGCAATTCAAGGCGATAAAAACCCAGATATCCGATGGATTAGAAATATAACTTAG
- a CDS encoding penicillin-binding protein activator yields the protein MRLKNISLVIAVLSGLSACGTTPKTASTQDKQTLATASTAPAEQLDAQGLFDKASSKQGASKIQLLYLARQAAIDEQNWPILELACSELESKASVDHVQNKLYTALARQQQQKFSSALALLQTLESKLKLPEHQAWHQYLMGSVYAAQQLPKKALVHYFKSADLANKHQLSIAGLNRDIWQALQQLSSYALERFDRGTVIQQGWVKLAKYHQIYLGSTVQLHQALNNWQRRYTSHPGSEIIPTEVKTTLDLAPYNVTRIAVLLPTSGNSERLGRALKNGFLAAMDNNRVEEIFFIDETLDVAQIDKELQQSQAEFVIGPLLKSNVEKLTASTYLTTTPALFLNTLDTASQAGNPDHYYFALDPEHEVEQAMVHFLAKGYQKPMLLAPDTASGKRLISHFETQWQRYSETRPEVGFYSDSENMAEVVGQLLEVDSSKQRINTIKRMFRKELESETRSRRDIDAIYILGDAIETRLLKPYLDVNVSTFADRIPLYASSRSYSKQIDKTDKGDLEGLFFTEVPWMLPGAVKLQNLREQHSVLWPEQSDIEQRLFAMAYDALNLLPEIKQLSKIPGKEFDGLTGALTIKEANRIDRQLSWAQYHKKQIRLVSLDQRPPTPLFMKQLYDNYQAQQ from the coding sequence GTGAGACTGAAAAATATAAGTCTAGTGATTGCGGTATTGTCAGGGTTATCTGCCTGTGGCACAACCCCTAAAACGGCATCAACGCAAGACAAACAGACATTGGCCACAGCCTCTACCGCACCAGCTGAACAACTGGATGCGCAAGGTCTGTTCGATAAGGCCAGCAGCAAACAAGGCGCTAGTAAAATCCAGTTGCTCTATCTGGCAAGGCAAGCCGCCATTGACGAACAAAACTGGCCCATTCTGGAACTGGCCTGTAGCGAGCTTGAAAGCAAAGCCAGTGTCGATCATGTACAAAACAAACTGTATACCGCGTTGGCCCGACAACAACAGCAGAAATTCAGCAGCGCGCTGGCCTTACTGCAAACGTTGGAGAGCAAATTAAAACTGCCCGAACATCAGGCCTGGCATCAGTATTTAATGGGCAGCGTATATGCCGCCCAGCAGTTGCCCAAAAAAGCACTGGTCCATTATTTTAAAAGTGCCGACCTGGCCAACAAACACCAATTGTCGATTGCCGGTCTGAATCGGGACATCTGGCAGGCATTGCAGCAGTTGTCCTCCTATGCGCTGGAACGCTTCGATCGCGGCACGGTTATCCAGCAAGGCTGGGTTAAACTGGCCAAGTATCATCAGATCTACCTCGGGTCGACGGTGCAACTTCATCAGGCGTTAAATAACTGGCAACGTCGATATACCAGCCACCCGGGCAGTGAGATTATCCCCACTGAGGTAAAAACCACGCTGGATCTCGCACCCTATAACGTAACCCGCATCGCGGTTTTATTACCAACCTCTGGCAACAGTGAACGCCTGGGCAGAGCCCTCAAAAATGGCTTCCTGGCCGCAATGGACAACAACCGGGTTGAAGAGATTTTCTTTATTGATGAAACGCTGGATGTTGCACAAATTGATAAAGAGCTACAACAAAGTCAGGCTGAATTTGTCATTGGTCCGTTACTCAAAAGCAATGTAGAAAAGCTCACCGCCAGTACATATTTAACAACCACACCTGCCCTGTTTTTAAATACCCTGGATACCGCTTCACAGGCCGGAAATCCAGACCATTATTACTTTGCGCTGGACCCCGAGCATGAGGTTGAGCAGGCCATGGTGCACTTTCTCGCCAAAGGCTATCAAAAGCCGATGTTACTGGCTCCCGATACCGCATCCGGTAAACGCCTGATCAGCCACTTTGAAACCCAGTGGCAGCGTTATAGCGAAACCCGCCCGGAAGTCGGCTTTTACTCAGACAGTGAAAACATGGCCGAAGTGGTTGGCCAATTGCTTGAAGTAGACAGCTCAAAACAGCGGATCAACACCATTAAGCGTATGTTTCGCAAAGAGCTGGAAAGCGAGACCCGTTCACGTCGTGATATAGATGCCATCTATATCTTAGGGGATGCCATTGAAACTCGTTTACTCAAGCCTTATCTGGACGTCAATGTCAGTACCTTTGCCGATCGTATTCCGCTCTATGCCAGCTCGCGGAGTTACAGCAAGCAGATAGACAAAACAGACAAAGGGGATCTAGAAGGGCTATTTTTCACCGAAGTACCCTGGATGCTACCCGGTGCGGTAAAGTTGCAAAACTTGCGCGAACAACACTCTGTCTTGTGGCCGGAACAATCAGACATTGAGCAACGCCTGTTTGCCATGGCCTATGATGCCCTAAACCTGCTCCCTGAAATTAAGCAGCTGAGTAAAATACCAGGCAAAGAATTTGACGGCCTGACTGGCGCACTCACCATCAAAGAAGCGAACCGGATTGATCGTCAGCTGAGCTGGGCACAATATCACAAAAAGCAGATCCGACTGGTGAGCCTGGACCAGCGCCCACCTACGCCGCTGTTTATGAAACAGCTGTATGACAATTACCAGGCACAGCAGTAA